A part of Pseudoliparis swirei isolate HS2019 ecotype Mariana Trench chromosome 8, NWPU_hadal_v1, whole genome shotgun sequence genomic DNA contains:
- the sgip1b gene encoding SH3-containing GRB2-like protein 3-interacting protein 1 has translation MMQGLKNRTRKALGLRKRDKDTEATGSPDKEGTASGKKGNKKTNGAPNGFYGEIDWNRYASPDVDEEGFSLRPGEEGDAASKAKQCSSSSDSEDDEEGKQKFKIKIKPLVAHSAKCVPPSMDELKASVGGLALSPSLKGSPRRSPGQMKRNLSCEEIARPRRSTPTPSPAPETPSDRLSQNVPAFFGLPSETKHARYDVVPTDVWEESRPRSESPLSRSFPTGAPPPLPPKNIPSRSHYCSASACDANLPNGRAARRSAPIYLNVLSPASYQGSPAPDLDDVFGPSDGTRTNEETVSPRWVTFTSGRPPPPDEPAPPPPPPDSPAPETPSSTPSTPCLSPGPPPNEPPPSPPPLSPLSPLSPLSPRSPPPFTPPESPPCVVLGPPPPDEPAPPLPPDFSASNSPPLCFDDEGTDEEVLQFAEYCSSPAPISPVPPLPAERRSPRVGVTSPLVLGAVGGKRTPEGAYLRDDIPDFVGSPRELTPSFRGTPPPLPPTTYRSIMSSPGPYSGSGPSSPARPATPQSRGSPVPPPPPPRPSSRPKLPPGKPITDPTRPFSPPVSGSPPPFAPMARAESSSSISSITLQSTASTPTLGRDLNMSGAGCSRGPSPLTMGPQDTLPVAAAFTETINAYFKGADPSKCVVKISGEMVLSFPAGITRHFASHPTQPILTFCISNYSRLEQVLPNPQLLCCDSITDSVDTKEFWVNMPNLMSHLKRVAEQKPQATYYNVDMIKYQVSTEGIQSTPLNLAVSWRGDLTNMDLRIDYKYNTEAMTAPVPLHNIQFLVPVDGGMAKLQAMIPPATWNREQQTIQWKIPSLSHRSENGGVGALLGRFQMREGPCKPSQLAVQFSSEGCTLSGCDIQLVGTGYRLSLIKKRFAAGKYLADN, from the exons ATGATGCAAG GACTGAAAAACCGAACCAGGAAAGCTCTGGGTTTACGGAAGAGAGACAAGGATACAGAAGCAAC GGGTTCGCCTGACAAGGAAGGAACTGCAAGCGGGAAGAAAGGAAAT AAAAAGACCAATGGAGCACCGAATGGTTTCTATGGGGAGATCGACTGGAACAGATAT GCCTCTCCTGACGTGGACGAGGAGGGCTTCAGCCTCCGGCCTGGGGAAGAGGGCGATG CAGCTTCCAAAGCGAAGCAATGTTCCTCCTCCAGCGACTCCGAGGACGATGAGGAAGGCAAACAGAAGTTCAAAATTAAGATCAAGCCGCTGGTGGCGCACAGTGCCAAGTGTGTCCCTCCATCTATGGACGAGCTAAAAGCCTCAGTGGGAGGCCTAgcactctctccatctctg AAGGGAAGTCCG AGACGCAGCCCG GGGCAGATGAAAAGGAATTTGTCCT GTGAAGAGATTGCCAGACCCAGACGCTCCACCCCCACACCAAGTCCTGCCCCTGAGACGCCGAG TGACAGGCTGTCGCAGAACGTTCCTGCCTTTTTTGGGCTGCCATCAGAGACCAAACATGCCAGATATGATG TGGTGCCGACTGATGTATGGGAAGAATCAAGACCGCGCTCGGAATCACCGCTGAGCAGAAGCTTCCCAACGGGAG CTCCCCCTCCGCTTCCTCCAAAAAACATTCCATCGAGAAGTCATTACTGCTCTGCTTCTGCTTGTGATG CTAATCTACCCAATGGAAGGGCCGCTCGCAGGTCAGCCCCCATCTACCTGAACGTCCTGTCTCCCGCTTCTTACCAAGGCTCCCCGGCCCCTGACCTGGACGACGTGTTCGGCCCCTCAGACGGGACCCGCACCAATGAAGAAACAGTGTCTCCCAGATGGGTTACTTTCACCAGCGGCAGACCCCCGCCGCCTGATGAAcccgcacctcctcctccgccaccaGACTCTCCTGCTCCAGAAACGCCCTCGTcgaccccctccaccccctgcCTCTCTCCGGGACCGCCGCCAAATGAGCCCCCGCCCTCGCCTCCACCGCTTTCCccgctctcacctctctcaccgcTCTCACCCAGATCTCCGCCTCCTTTCACGCCACCGGAATCACCTCCCTGCGTCGTGCTCGGACCTCCTCCGCCGGATGAACCGGCCCCTCCCCTGCCTCCCGACTTCTCTGCCTCTAATTCGCCTCCTCTGTGTTTCGACGACGAGGGGACCGATGAAGAGGTGCTGCAGTTTGCAGAGTACTGTTCGTCCCCGGCCCCCATCAGCCCCGTGCCCCCTCTGCCTGCAGAGCGGAGGTCTCCTCGGGTCGGAGTCAcgtctcctctggtcctggggGCCGTGGGGGGAAAGAGGACTCCGGAGGGAGCATATCTGAGAGATGATATCCCGGACTTTGTGGGTTCACCCAGAGAGCTGACGCCGAGTTTCAGGGGCACgccacctcctctccctccaacCACGTACAGGTCTATTATGTCCTCCCCAGGGCCCTACTCAGGCAGCG GCCCCTCGTCCCCAGCTCGTCCCGCCACGCCTCAGTCTCGAGGCAGTCCGgtcccgccgcctcctcctcctcgaccgTCCTCGCGACCAAAGCTGCCCCCGGGGAAACCGATCACAGACCCG ACTCGGCCCTTCAGTCCTCCGGTTTCAGGCAGCCCCCCACCTTTCGCCCCCATGGCCCGGGCAGAGAGCTCTTCCTCAATTTCCTCCATTACTTTACAGAGCACAGCATCCACTCCAACCTTAGGAAGGGACCTCAACATGTCCGGCGCAG GATGCTCCAGAGGACCCAGTCCACTCACCATGGGACCCCAAGACACTCTGCCAGTGGCAGCTGCCTTCACAGAGACGATCAACGCCTACTTCAAAGGCGCGGACCCCAGCAA ATGTGTTGTGAAGATCTCAGGGGAGATGGTGCTGTCCTTCCCTGCGGGCATAACCAGGCATTTTGCCAGCCACCCAACTCAACCCATCCTCACCTTTTGCATCAGCAACTACAGCCGACTGGAGCAGGTCCTCCCCAACCCACAGCTGTTATGCTG TGACTCCATAACAGACAGTGTAGACACCAAGGAGTTCTGGGTAAATATGCCAAACTTGATGAGCCATCTGAAAAGAGTGGCTGAACAGAAGCCTCAGGCGACATACTACAACGTGGACATGATCAAATATCAG gtgtcaaCAGAGGGGATCCAGTCCACTCCTCTGAACCTGGCGGTGAGCTGGAGGGGCGATCTCACAAACATGGATTTAAGAATAGACTACAAATACAACACAGAGGCTATGACCGCCCCCGTGCCACTGCACAACATCCAGTTCCTGGTTCCTGTGGATGGAGGCATGGCCAAACTCCAGGCCATGATCCCCCCCGCCACCTG GAATCGAGAGCAGCAGACGATACAGTGGAAAATCCCCAGTCTCTCTCATAGATCTGAAAATGGAG GAGTAGGGGCTCTTCTGGGCCGGTTCCAGATGAGAGAAGGCCCCTGTAAACCCTCACAGCTCGCAGTCCAGTTCAGCAGTGAGGGGTGCACTCTGTCAGGGTGCGACATCCAGCTGGTCGGGACCGGCTACCGGCTATCGCTGATCAAGAAGAGATTTGCTGCAG GAAAATATTTGGCGGATAATTAG
- the dynlt5 gene encoding dynein light chain Tctex-type 5 translates to MSDQHLKSQRKEKRTGKVPSEGGHLVRSKDTTGRTKDSISTVSYLDELAHHDDARMVITMENTFQLGPLKRIPIPAVTEILKDVLTNYLQEEKYEVEWSQKMTKTICEVIRARVKELMIPRYKIVVLVHIGQLTGQSMQISSRCLWDASNDTVASYSFKNSSLFGLATVYAVYFE, encoded by the exons ATGTCCGACCAGCACCTGAAAtctcaaagaaaagagaagaggaccGGCAAGGTGCCCTCAGAGGGCGGCCATCTGGTCAGAAGCAAAGACACAACTGGCAGGACCAAAGA CTCCATAAGTACTGTGTCGTACTTAGATGAACTAGCACACCATGATGATGCCCGGATGGTCATAACGATGGAGAACACCTTCCAGCTGG GACCTCTCAAACGCATCCCCATTCCTGCCGTCACAGAAATACTGAAGGATGTGCTTACCAATTACCTTCAAGAGGAGAAATATGAAGTAGAATGGTctcaaaaaatgacaaaaacaataTGTGAG GTGATAAGAGCCCGAGTGAAAGAGCTCATGATTCCCCGATATAAGATTGTCGTCCTGGTCCACATCGGCCAGCTCACCGGGCAGAGCATGCAAATCAGCAGCCGCTGTCTGTGGGATGCATCTAATGACACCGTGGCCTCCTACTCCTTCAAGAACAGCTCTTTGTTTGGTTTGGCAACTGTCTACGCTGTTTACTTTGAGTGA